A window of Castanea sativa cultivar Marrone di Chiusa Pesio chromosome 1, ASM4071231v1 contains these coding sequences:
- the LOC142608317 gene encoding nudix hydrolase 17, mitochondrial-like — MVTLMSQENMVALVSRTGRHLQRYNKGRRQVVGCIPYRYKFTNQTSIEDAGDLEVLVISSQKGKGMLFPKGGWETDESKIEAASRETLEEAGVRGIIESELGQWSFKSKSHDTYYEGFMFPLLVQEQLDFWPEKNARQRIWMSVPEAREVCQHLWMKEALDRFVSRLTSQQSAEEQVRTTCAIS; from the exons ATGGTCACTTTGATGTCTCAAGAAAACATGGTTGCTTTGGTATCTCGCACTGGAAGGCATTTGCAACGATACAACAAGGGTCGGCGCCAAGTTGTAGG aTGCATACCATACAGATACAAGTTTACAAACCAGACTTCCATTGAAGATGCAGGAGATTTAGAAGTTCTTGTCATCAGTTCTCAAAAAGGCAAAGGGATGTTGTTCCCAAAG GGAGGTTGGGAAACAGATGAATCCAAAATAGAGGCGGCTTCACGGGAGACCCTAGAGGAAGCAGGGGTTCGAGGCATTATCGAG TCTGAACTGGGTCAATGGAGTTTCAAGAGCAAAAGCCATGATACATATTATGAAGGATTCATGTTCCCTTTGCTTGTTCAAGAGCAGTTAGATTTCTGGCCTGAGAAGAATGCCCGCCAAAGAATATGG ATGAGCGTGCCAGAAGCTAGAGAAGTTTGTCAACATTTGTGGATGAAGGAGGCCTTAGATAGATTTGTAAGTCGGCTGACTTCTCAACAATCTGCTGAGGAACAAGTGAGGACTACATGTGCAATAAGCTAG